DNA sequence from the Bradyrhizobium diazoefficiens genome:
GGCACCACCAGCACCGTGGTCATACCGAGTTCGTGCGGGACGGTGAGGTTGCGGGCGAGGTCCTCGAACATCGCGGCTTTGGTCGGTTCGACCGCATGCTGCCCAAGGAATTTCCGATAGGTCTGCGACGCCGGCTTGGGCTCGAACTCGGCGGCGATGATGTCGAACACGCCGTCGAAATGCGTGGCGAGGCCGAGCCGCGCCAGCACCGCATCGACATGACTGACCGAGCCGTTGGTCAGAATCAGCTTGCGCCCCGGCAATTTTGCGATGGCTTCGCCGAGCTGCGGGTTCGGCTCCAGCGGCGAATGGTCGATCTTGTGCACGTAAGCGAGATAGTCGTCGGCGCGCACGCCATGCAGGGTCATCATGCCGCGCATGGTGGTGCCGAAGCGCCGATAATAGTCTTTCTGGATCTTGCGCGCTTCTTCGGGCGTGACGTGCAGCCAGTTGCACACGAACTCCCCGATCCGCGCATCGACCTGCTGCCACAGATTAAGGTGATGCGGATAGAGCGTGTTGTCGAGGTCGAACACCCAGGTGTCGACGTGGGCGAAGGCGCGGGGTGGGTTCATCAAAACTCTCTCAATCACGGCACAGCAAACCGCAGCGTCTTGCCACCGCTCGACATATCCACGGCGCCAAACCCCGTCGCTACAAACCCCCGCGCGCCGCAATCGGTCTGCTGAACGGTCTCGAATTTGGTCTCGCGGGTGCAGAGCTGCTTGTCGCCGCCCCAGTTCAGCGGCTTGTCCTTCAGCTTGATGGCGCGGTTGTCGCTGTCGACGGCTTCCGCGAAGCTGAAGATCTGCTTCGGCTGCCCGGTCACATCAGGATGCAGGCACGTCTTGGGATCGATCCGGTACCAGCCGCGGCTGGTCACCGACTTGCCGTCGCCGGTTGCGACGGCTGCCATCACCTTGTGCGGCGTGTCGTTGCACCAGGTCAGGCCGCTGGTGGACGGCGTCTGCGCCGCATCGACCATGGTCTTGAAGATATTCGGCGAGGAAACCAATTCAGAGGAGAGCCCGCGGCTTTTCAGGAACGCGGCCAATGCGGCCTGCGTCTTCGGCCCGTCGACGCCGTCGATCGCACCGACGTCGTAACCCGCAATCACCAGCAGCCGCTGGATGCCGGCGAGCCGCGCCTGCTCGTCGTCATATTCGGAATCCTCGGCGAGATAGGCGACGAGATTGCCGTCGTCGCCCTGTGTCGGCGTGATCTGGGTGAAAGGGGCTTGCGTCTGGCCGCTGCGGCACTGCCGCGCGGCCGCGATGACGAAATTGTCCTGCGCCACGCACAGCATGTCGCTGCCGTTCTGCGGGATTGGGGAAGCGCCATAGAGGCCGAGCGCGCGG
Encoded proteins:
- a CDS encoding pyrimidine 5'-nucleotidase; the encoded protein is MNPPRAFAHVDTWVFDLDNTLYPHHLNLWQQVDARIGEFVCNWLHVTPEEARKIQKDYYRRFGTTMRGMMTLHGVRADDYLAYVHKIDHSPLEPNPQLGEAIAKLPGRKLILTNGSVSHVDAVLARLGLATHFDGVFDIIAAEFEPKPASQTYRKFLGQHAVEPTKAAMFEDLARNLTVPHELGMTTVLVVPDGTKEVVREDWELEGRDAAHVDHVTDDLAGFLAGLSHPE
- a CDS encoding DUF1036 domain-containing protein: MTLPAAAVSFFFSSAPAFADLRICNRMSYVVEAAIGIDDKAATATRGWFRIDPATCRVVVQGTLTADRILLNARALGLYGASPIPQNGSDMLCVAQDNFVIAAARQCRSGQTQAPFTQITPTQGDDGNLVAYLAEDSEYDDEQARLAGIQRLLVIAGYDVGAIDGVDGPKTQAALAAFLKSRGLSSELVSSPNIFKTMVDAAQTPSTSGLTWCNDTPHKVMAAVATGDGKSVTSRGWYRIDPKTCLHPDVTGQPKQIFSFAEAVDSDNRAIKLKDKPLNWGGDKQLCTRETKFETVQQTDCGARGFVATGFGAVDMSSGGKTLRFAVP